Sequence from the Magallana gigas chromosome 4, xbMagGiga1.1, whole genome shotgun sequence genome:
AATTCTGTCACCTTTCTTCACTAAATCATGCAACagattttgatgtttcaaaGGCAAAATGTAAAATAACTAGCATGCATGTTACACAAAATTATGTTCGTTTTGTACCTCGAGCTCAGTACATGTAAGAAACCATAATGGTGGCTTTTACTCTGTTGAATACTTATGTAAATGTTACAGGAATATTCGATTCGCAATTTATTATCTTATAAGTGTCATCTGCCCTAACCTTATTTGTTTATATAGTCATTAGGTAGCACAGGAATGTATTCCTTATATCTTCGTTTAACTTTTACAGGTTATATCCAATCGAAATTGGATTGAGCACCGACTTCCAAAGAATTGTAGTCGTattttttggagaaaaataTGAGTTTATCAAGATAAAAGTGAAACCTGATTAAAAATCTTTACAAGAACTCAAAACAAAGAAAGTTATAATAAATAGCTcacctttaaaatcttcttcaccGAAGTTGAACATGACCACGCCCACGTTACTTCTGTAATCTGGATCTATCACGCCAGCTTGTCAAGTGAAGtagaaaacaataaataaacgATTTATTCCAAATATGGCTATATTCCTTATATCTAGATTTTGTTACAGTCTAATCGATATTCTTATTGAGATGTAATTCTAAATCGGACAAAAGAGCATACGAGGGAACATATTTTAATACTGGTAGCgatgaatttaaattaaatccAGATGACCTTGAAGAGAgtattatactttaaaaaatgtttatatagatatagatatatatatatatatatatatatatatatatatatatatatatatatatatatatatatatatatatatatatatatatatatatatatatatataatttcccaatacaacaaaaaataaatcggcacagttttaaataatttaaaaatgataaatatccagaataaaatcacaaattgatcctattaaccgcaaacgttttcgccattcctggctcttcaggcagttATGTACAAATGACTAATATGTAACGTAGTAACGTCAATAAGCAAAagttcattgtgacgtcataataacgttAAAGTAGCGGAAAGTTAGAGTCACAGAGCAAAAAGGcgctaaaaaaataataatcgcaaatataacaaatgattcaattatatcacatgcatataataaatttttcacTGGGTGCGATTAAgttttggtttaaataatttaataaagtgGTCTTCCTTGGCTAAGcgcagtatttcattttcatttggaagtttataaaatgggaaTAGGGTAAATTTTCCCTGGCCGCATTCAGCAAAATGTTCACAGCATGGAGTATTACGAACACTCGGGTCTTTAATCTGTTGCTTGTGGACACGAACACAATATAGTTAATTTATTCTTTAGCGAGCAATTAACAGAGTTTCAATATAGTTTGACGCCTTTAATATACTTTTGTATGTGAATTCGTTTTTCAAAAATTCGTTGATATTGCGTATTTAGGAAGAAACCAACTTACCTCCAATATCAATGAAGTGATCTTTTGCCAGACCAGATCTTGGTgctgtaaaataatatttgaaattcataactCGCATAAATCTGTCTGAACTGTATACGTATATTTCTGTTTCATACACGTGCATCTATTCATTAACATATATTTAGAGTAAGATCCTTGCATATAAAATCTAAGATTAAGAACTTCACTTTTTAAATACTAACAAAATCAAGATTTTGCCCTCCTCAAAACAAACAATGTGTTAATAACACATCCAGAGCAAGGTATTAAAATTTCTACAAgtgattttaaaagatgaaatcgAATACAATCTGATCTCACATTTAGCAGAACCTACAACTTTATAAATGTTACTTACATCGAGAACTGAGGCTCTCGTGTTCATCAATTGGGTATTACTGAACCCTTCATGTGGCCTTTTTAACCCcaattcaatttattctatCAAAACTTCGGGTATATGCATACCATGTTTTAGATAATTTTGtcaaatgtattattttgtgGTAGTTCAGTCTGAACATCAGCTGACCTGTCGGACTCCTccatgtacttttttttttaccctgccggcctcccccccccctccaatgtTGGAAAACATTAGAAATTTGGAATTCTGTAAATGTATTAGTTTTTCTTTATCAAGGTAGCAGCAGAACAGAGCTGCAAATGTGCTTCAGGTTATATCCAACAGTAATAGTAATGTAGGGTTTACCAGGATTTAAGAGCACATAATGTCCGTTTATTAGTCAGCTGCAAACCTGCTGGGATCTTCCCAGGGTTTGTTTCGTTTTCATCCTTAGTCATTGGATCTGGCAGACCCTGCTGGGCTCATCCAGGAGAGGAGTTTTCTCGTCATCGTTCTTAGAATCAAATTACTCAGAGCCTGCCGGACTCTCCTAAGTTTATTTGGTATTGTTTAGGTTTGTTGAGTAACCCCAAGAAGGCAATTTAGTTCATAGAtagaacattttgttttgttctccgttttttcatatcataatcGTATTttacatatgcatgtattaGTTAagcaatacaatatttttttcttgtactgTTATAGGTATAGTTTTATATGTAGCTATGTAGATGCATAGTGCTGGCAAATGGCACGTGGcgattataaatgtatttatcaaaTCTGGAAAGTAATAAACATAAACTTACATCGagaaatgtacataaaaaaacttaaatctaGATGTCTTAAAATGTGCACATGTAGCTATTTAGCGTACATATtctcatatgaaaaaaaattgacattgtgACTTAAACCGACTCCTTGTCTTTCACATGAACTTCCCATATAATACCTATTCTTCCATAGCAACCATTTGGTACTGCTATTTCAATATCTGTTTTCACAAAGGCTTTTCCTTTAGTTGGGATTGTGCAATCATATCCACTGTAAAGTGAAAAAtactattttcaaattttaataaatgatcCAGTATGTCCTATTTAGTTTATATCAAAACATAATGTTTCACTAAAAAATACGGAAGAAGATACCAATATATATAgtatttcttatacatgtaggatatgaAAATTGGTGTTACTATAAGttttaatgattatattttttgatGGAAACcatagaattacatgtatcttgaaaATGAGAAATGATTTATCGTAACAGGATTTACATTCATTGGTGACAAAGACAAAATCAtgataagtaaatatatatattcatctgACATAAAATTGCAATAAATAATACACAAATACTAACTAAGAATCGTttcaaaaaaacataagaaatacctGAATAAGTCAAATCCTACAGACCCGGGTGTTTGTCGTTTAGGAGTGGATGCATTTGCTGTACGTCTGACAAACCTGAGTATAGGCGGTTGATTAGGTGCATCTGCCATGATATATATCTCTCTAATAAGgatgtttttttctaaatattatgATTGTCTTCTGCCGCACTAATACAATGCGCAGCGAAGTTTGATTCAATTTATATCGGATTTTATCGGAATCAATCGGATGACTTTAAAGTAAACCAATCAAAACAGTTTCATTTAAATACAGAGcattaaaaatatgcatatggaaaaaaataatttgttaccaTTTCTGCATTAGGCGGACGTTACTCAAACACTCTTGCAGTTTACAACTATAAGGCACTAATAGAGCAATGTCAGAGTTCTTCCATAATATAAATTCAAACTACGATTAATGGGACACGGAGTCTGCAAATAGAGCTTGTAACTGAGCAAATCAATGATTTGATAAGGATTTAGACCCATTCGGTGTAAACAAAACGCAAGTTGACACACACTGGTGTTGAAACACAAAAACCTGGAAAGTATAAACTATTGCTCAAcattaaatcaaagtattgaagtactgacgggagttgattttatcgattatcatttattttaaaatcaacgctatgtgattttgcatggcaagtagtatcagtaatcgaaatatttctgagaaatggTATGGACCCAGGCAAGACTGAACTCTAGTCTGTTCATCCaaatgctcggctgtctccgtttatctccgacaagcaaaaATCGAGACTCtatgttttgtcggatattaacgcagacagccgagcatctggttgaacgagactacattgaactctagcggagaaatacatacgacttcaaaaaatatctaaactgtttgtgcCATTTAAAATCTCACaaggtttaaataatttttcctgaaaaacaatgtttcagAATACATtccatcgaatttatcgattattttaaagaactaagtgttgtcagcggtattggtttgtgcttaggtccaaacactgtttcacgtTCGGTTTTCTCGAGTAAGTACAtaagagagttgattaaaatcaactctcaaAAACTAGAATGCGCTTCGCAGCCATGCTCACTTGACCTACATATTGTCCTGGAGGTCAGACATTCATCTATTATAAGTTGTAAAAACAATCCAGCTTCACGCTATGAGGCATCCATCACAATTTACGTCCATTATTACTTTCCTCACATTTTGTGCTACGTTTATAATGTTACTAATTTATCATCAGAGTTGCTTTCCATATTTTCAAGTTCACTCAATTGGTTTTACCGGGCGGGTTCTTATCCCGTGCACTTAGGAATTCAGTCTGGGCGCAGCAATTGGAGGGAGCAGACGTTACCAACTAGCTCCCTCATTTCATAGGAAGCATTTCTTCATGTAATATAAGTATTACTGACCAGAGTCCAGCTATTCTGggtaagtttgtttttattttatttagacGGATTTAAAGCCGTATTATTCCAAAAATGGCCAGATAACCTTATTCTATATTTTCCGTGAGTAATTTAGAAGTATTTGGAAGTGTTGTATGTATTTCAGAGTAAGGTGCGTAGTACTTGCCGcaaaatgaatgtatttatgTATTACACAAGTATACGAAAGTGAAATACGCGTACGAGTCTAATGATTGTTTTAAAGTAAAGTATATGTAGTGAATTTGTAAAGTTTTGTACAGCTAAATGTGCAAATATAAGTGTAAATACAGGAAAATGAATTGAGTAAGTAATGTGCAGTAAAATGCAGTAAAAAGTATGAgtcaaaataatgttatctgtgtatttatcatttcatttatatttcagaTCCCTTTTTGTACCCTTTATTTGATCTCTATGGAAGAGATGAAAATCTAATTGTCAATCAACATATGAATAAAAGCCTTGTAAACATactgaaaattattattttggagCCGCAAAGTCACCCGGCGGCAAATGGCGTCAGAGGTGG
This genomic interval carries:
- the LOC136274492 gene encoding deoxyuridine 5'-triphosphate nucleotidohydrolase-like, producing the protein MADAPNQPPILRFVRRTANASTPKRQTPGSVGFDLFSGYDCTIPTKGKAFVKTDIEIAVPNGCYGRIAPRSGLAKDHFIDIGAGVIDPDYRSNVGVVMFNFGEEDFKVKKGDRIAQLICERVFILELQEVESLDATDRGDGGFGSTGTN